The genomic interval TCGGCATATCTAAAATAAATCCAAGGTTGTGTCCCTGCTATGTCCCAAGGGTTATCAATAGGTAAGTTATCGTTCATGAATTTCTTCAGATAATACCCTGTTTTAGATGTGTTCCAGTTAGATGGCCCATCTTTACTATCTTTTCCACCTGGAAGAAAACTTTGTATCGTGTTGGTTCTATAACTAGCATTGTTATAAAGTACAGTCATATAAAATCTAGGGTCACGGTTTTTGTAAGGGTCTTGTGGATTATAGCCAGAAGCAGGGTCAGTAATAGGTTTACCATTGGCCATTTCATAAGAATCTACAAAGTTTTGCAAAGGAACATTACCGCCCCAGCCACCATAACTATTGGGGCCGTTTGAAATTTCTAAACATACATGACGAGCTCCTTGTGTGTATAATCTTTCAAAAATAATTTCAGGGTTGTTTTCGGCAGTCAAGAATAGTTTGTCATAACCACTGGTAAAAAGGCTATATTTTCCCATATCGATTACCTCTTTGGCTGCACTTGCTGCTGCCTGCCAAGTACCTGCACTGTACAATGGACTTGCTGCATACAGAAGCAATCTTGATTTTAGTGCCAAAGCGGCTCCTTTGGTAGCTCTGCCCAATCGCCAAGTATTGTTATTGTCGGTAGGTAATAGCTTACTAGCTTCGTCGAGCTGAGCAATCGTATAGTCGATACATTCTTTGATACTCGATTTGGTATAAATAGAGGCATCCGAGAAATCGTCGCCTAGCTCATATACTTTGTCGTTGAGGAGTACCACACCGCCGTAGTTTCTAATCAAATCGTGGTAACGGAATGCCCGAAGGAATTTTAATTCGCCCGATAACGCATTTTTACGGCCTACACTCATAGGTACTTTCGAGATATTGGCCAATGCGTAATTGATTTCTCGAATACTGCGGTAGCTTCTTCCCCAAAGTGTACCTGCAATACCTGTATTTTCGGGAGCTAATTGTCCTCTTTGTACAAGCCAAGTATTGTCATCGTTGTTATAAATAGATTCATCGGTCAACGACGACCACATTGCATACTCAAAGCCTCTACCAAAGCCAGGAGGTGTGCCTTCGGCTTCTTTGTCGGTAAGGCGAACGCCCATGTAACGATTGATAATGTAAGATTCAAACAACGTAGAATCGGTAATAATCGAATTATCGGAAACCCTGTCGGTTGGTACAACATCAAGGAAATCGGATTTGCAGGCAAAAAGGGAAAGTGCTATGCCAGCAAAAAGCGAAGATATAGTAATAAATTTCTTAGTATTCATTTTGATATTTTTTAGTATTAAAACTTAACATTTACACCTAAGTTGATGATTCTTTGTTGTGGGTAAAACTGCCCACTGCTGCTGTTACCTTCTGGGTCATAATCTTTTACACCCGTAAAAGTGAGCAAGTTGAAGGCATTGGCATACACACGAAGTTGTTTTATTTTCAAAGAATTCAATAGGGTATTTGGTAGAGTATAACCTAATTCGAGGTTTTTGAGGCGAACAAACGACGCGTCATTTAACCAAAAAGTATTGTTATAAAGACCGCCATTGATTGACGAAGACGCTCGGGTGTCTACACGTGGGTATGTACCGTCTGGATTGCTTGGACTCCATCTGTTGTCGGCCCAACTGCTATAGAAATTTCCTACCTGCCCCGACTCTGGCAATACATATTGGCTTACGTTGGTTTGTCCTGATAATACCATTGATGCGTCGAAGTTTTTGTATCCAGCACTGAATACTAAACCAAACGTAATTTGAGGAATATTGCCATATTGCGTTCTGATTTGGTCATTGGCTGTGATTTTTCCATCTTTATTATAATCCTCAAGGATTAAATCGCCTAGTCTTGCTCCGTTAACGTGCGGGTATTTATCAAGTTCGTCTTGCGTTCTGAAAATACCAATCGCTTTATATAACAAATAGGTATTGAGTGGTCGGCCTGTTTGACGCTGATAATCTAAAGCACCTGCTGCTTCGTCGATAAACTCGATATTGCTTTTGGCATAAGTAAAGTTGGCCGAAACATTGTACCTGAAAGCCCCTGTATGGCGATAGCTTACACTTGTTTCAATGCCTTGGTTGCTTACTTTACCAATGTTTTGGTCTGGTACCAACGATGCCGACCCATAAGGGTTTACAATACCCGATACATTTGGAATAGAAGCATTTCTGGCAGCCAAAATGTTTGAGCGTTGTTGTTTAAAATAGATAAACTCCCATGAGATATTTTTGAGAACAGTTGTATTAAATCCAATATCTGTTTTCTTGGCTACTTCCCAAGTAATATTGGGGTTGGCTAATTTGGTTAAATCAATACCGGGGTTGATGGTGTTAGCTCCGATAACATAGGTATTGTTGAACGAGTAGTTGTTATAATACTGAAACTGACCAACATTATCGTTCCCTAACGAACCATAAGAAGCTCTTAGCTTGAGGTCGTCGATGAAGGTGACACTGTTTTTAAACCAAGCTTCTTCCGAAACTCTCCATCCTGCCGAAAACGACGGGAAGAAACCATATTGCTTACCATCTGGAAAAATCGAAGAGCCATCTACACGCATTTGGATTTCGGCCAAATATTTTTCGTCAAAATTATAGGCAATTCTACTGATATAACTTTTTCTTGTAAAATTAGAGCTACTTCCGTAGTTGTTTTTATCGGTTGCGGCTGCACCACCTTGCGACAATTCGGGGGTGGATACCGTTGGATAATTGATTCTTGAAGCACCAAATTTCTCTTGTCTATTTTGGCTTTGTTCGTATGCTACAAACATATTCAAATCGTGCTTTTGAGCTTTAATAGCATAATTCAATTTGATATTTTGTACCGTAGATGAAATATTGGTTTGTTCTTCCGACAAGGTTGCTGCTCCAGCCGAACCACCTGTAATTACACGATTGTACGTTCCTGTATTTTTATCGAACGAGTAAAGGGGATAAGGCGTACTAAAGTTTTTGGTAAAACTATATGATCTGTCGGCCGAATAAAATCCGTCGAGTGATAAGCCTTTTACGGCAGCAATATTGTAGCTAGCTCTCAAAATTCCATTGAATACCGTAGTTGGGTTTTTGTTGATACCTCCTGCGGCAGTACCCAAGATAACAGGGTTGTTGTTTTCAACACCTGTAGATGGCAAACCATTGGGATAAATAGATACTACTGTTGGGTATGCTCGGTAAATAGAACGGAAAACATTGCCTGCACTTGATGTTGGATATTGGCGGTCTTCTTGGCGACCTGCCAATGAAAGGCTTACTTTAAAGTTTTCGGTAATATTAGCATCTACATTCGACCTAAAATTGTACTGATTGTACTGCGTAGCTCCGTTGCGATAAAGTCCATCTTGATAAATCGTACCAACAGATAGGTAGTATTTGGTGTTATCAGAACCACCACTTACCGTAAGGCTGTGTTGATTTTGTAAAGCAACATTTTTCAAAGCTTCTTTTTGCCAATTGGTATTTGGGTAATTGATAGGGTCAGAACCATTCGCAAACTTTGTGATTTCATCGGCCGAATAATATTGATTCATTCCTCCAGCAGGGTTATTATAATAGTCTATTTCATTCAAAATAGTAGCATAAGTAGCAGAATTGGCCAATTTTGGTAATCTGGTTGGCGAGCTAAATCCTTGATTGAAGCTATACGAAATAGTAGGTTTGCCTTTGTCGCCTCTTTTGGTAGTTACCAAAATAACACCGTTGGCTGCTCTACTACCATATACTGCGGCCGAGGCATCTTTCAAAATAGAAATACTTTCGATATCGTTGGGGTCGAGGCGTTCTAATCCACCCACTTGCCCAGGCACGCCATCTACAACAATCAGAACGTCGTTGTTGCCAGTAGAAGCAAATCCACGAATCGTATAACTTGAACCGTCATAACCAGGCTCGCCACCTCTGTTGTTGGCCACAAATCCAGAAAAACGACCTGCCAGTGAATTGGATAGGTTGGGCTGTGGACTTTTTACAATTTCGCTACCTTTTACATCCGACACCGAACCCGTCAATGTAGTTTTTTTCTGTGTACCATACCCCACTACCACTACTTCGCCTAAAGCCATATTTTCTAATACCAACTTGACATCTATAGTAGATTTATTGGCAATAGGCACTTCTTGCGAAGCATATCCAATAAAAGAAAAAATCAATGAGCTTGCTGTATTGGGCACACTCAGCGAATACTTTCCGTTTGCATCTGCCGAAACGCCGATACTCGAACCTTTTAGCTGAACATTAGCTCCAGCAAGTGGTTGGCCTTGTTCGTCTAATACTGTCCCAGCAATCTTTTTGTCAGATTGCGAAAATGCAGCCACCGTTGTAAAAAGTACTACGCTAAGGCAAAAAAGAACATAAAATCCTAGTTGAATAAGACTTACTTTCCCCATTTCATTACAGCGTAAACTCTGTTGATATGATAGATTTTTTTTCATCTTTGAATGAAACTGTTTTAGTGAATAGAAATGATGATTCTTAGAAATAGAAATTTCTGAAGCAAAACTAGGATTTTGCAAATATTTAGAAGAGGGGGAAATCCTTATAAAAGAGGGGGTAATCAATTAAAAAGCCCTAAATAGCGGTTATTTAGGGCTTTTTTTACACAAAATTGAATTTTTAGGAGGTTTTCTTTCCGAGTATATCTTTATCAATCTGATGGTTGTTGTGGAATGTTTTTCGGTATTTTTTGATATATGCCGATGGGTTCATCCCAAATAATTTGAAGAATTGTTCCCTAAAATATTTGGGGTCGTTTACTCCAACTTGAAAGGCTGTTTCCGACACGGTATTGTCGGTACTAATAAGCATTTCGGCAGCTTTTCGGAGGCGTATAAATCGGATAAAATTGTTTGGCGATTGCCCACAAATTGATTTAATACGGTTGTATAGCCCCGATGGGCTCATGCCTATTTCGGTAGCTAGTACCCCAACTCCAAAGTCAGGATCGGTGAGGTGCTTTTCAACAATAGCAATACACTGATGTAAAAAATCTTTGTACTCCGACGAAATTTTGAGATTGTTAGATTGCAGTGTTATTTCATTGAAAAAGTATTTCTGTAAATCATTTCTTGATTTTAGTATCCCTGTAACCCTTGCCAACAAAATGTCTTTTTCAAAAGGCTTACTGATATAGTCGTCGGCACCTACTTCTATACCCTTTAGTTTGATTTCGGACGAAGTACTTGCTGTCAATAATATAACAGGAATATGGTTGAGGCTTGTATTCTTTTTCATTAAGGTACACAGTTCAATACCACTCATACCCTGCATCATTACATCGCTGATGACAATATCGGGCAACAATTCTTCTATAAGCTTTAGGCCATCTGTGCCGTTGTCAGATTCATGTAATTTAAAGTAGGGTTTAAATATTTGTTTAAGGTATTGTCTAATCTGCGGGTTATCGTCGATCATCACCATGGTTTTTATTTCGGCATAAATTTCATCTGTCAATTCGCTATCTTCATTATCAGACAATTCAGCTTGTTGACTGATTGATAAATCGTGGTCGTCGGCCAATTCTTCCAAAATAACCGAATTGAGTTCATCATCATTTAGAATTGTATCGGGGTTTAGGTGTTCGTAGCCCCTTAAAAGCCGAATCGTAAATATAGTACCCTGCCCAAGGGTACTATGATAGGTAATATCGCCTTTGTGGTTATTGATAAATGTTTTGGTTAGGTACAAACCAATGCCAAAGCCACCCGCCGATTTGGTTTGGGTGTTTTTGACCTGATAAAACATTTTGAATAGCTTATCGCCTGTTTCGGGGGCAATACCCGCTCCGCTGTCTTCTACTTTAATAATAATGCTGTCGGCTATTTCTGTGATAGATAAAGCCACTTTGCCCTCTTTTGGGGTAAATTTTAGGGCATTTGAAATCAAATTAAAGAGGGCTATTTCTAGTTTTTCTCGGTCGCCATATACTTCTATATGGTCTTGTTGGCAGATAAAATCGTATTGAATCTGTTTTTCTTTGGCCTGATGAGTGAAACATAAAAAAACTTCTTCACAAAGATTTTTCAGGTTTAGTCTAGCTACCTTTAGGGAATCCCGTTCGGTATCGGCTTTTCTAAAAAGCAATAGCTGGTCTACCAAGCTCAACAAACGACGGGCATTGCGGTATACAATATGTAAGCTACTAATATCTTTTTCTTGCGAGTCGGTATAAAGTAACTCTTTAATTGGGTTGATTATGAGGGTTAGAGGTGTACGGAATTCATGGGAAATATGGGTAAAAAATGAAATTTTCTTTTCATTGAGTTCTTTTTCTTTTTCGGCTTCAATTTTAGCAATTTGTATTTGATATTTTAGTTCGTTTTGGCGGTCTTTGTAGAGTTGATAATAAAAAATCAATAGGCCAATCAGTGCCGAATAAAACAGGTATGCCCACCAAGTTTTGTACCAAGGCGGTAGCACTATTACCTTAATACTTGCGTAGTTGTCATACCAGATGTGGTCTTTGTTGGCGGCTTTTACCTTAAAAGTATATTCGCCAGGTTCTAAATACCGATATGTGGCCGACTTTTGTTTGTTAACAAAGTTCCATTCTTTGTCTAAACCTTCGAGTTTGTAGGCAAATTGATTTTCGTCGGGATATGAATAATTAATAGCTCCGTATTGAATAGAAAATACCGATTGGTTAGGTTGCAAAATAATTTGTTGTGATGGCAAAGCGGTATTTTTCTCGCTTTCGGTATCGGGCATCAATGATTTTCCGAAAAGCAGCACGCCAGTAATTAGTACTTTGGGCTGATAAGTGAGGGGCTTTATTTGGTCGGGGTAAAACAAATTCCAGCCTTCTGTACCCCCAAAACACATAAATCCACCAGCTCGATGATAAACCGCCGCACCACCATTGAATTGCCCACTTTGTAGGCCGTCGGTATGGTCAAAATTATAGATTTTATGAGTCAATAAGTCGACTTTAGCAATACCCTTGTTGGTACTTACCCATATTTGGTGTCCATTGTCTTCTTGAATGGCAAGAATAGTATTATTGGCAAGACCATTTTTTTCACTAAACTTTTTGGCTATTTTTTGTTGAGTATCGTACAAAATAAGGCCGTTTTCTTGTGTGCCAATCCACAGTTTATTGTTGGAGGAGTCAAAATGCAGTGCAAAAACTACACCTGAAGATAAATCTTGAATATCGCCTTTTTGGGCATTGTAGGCCGTATAAATACCATTTTGAGGATTGAACAAATACAGGCCTGCACCATAAGTACCTATCCACAAATGCCCATTATGGTCTTTTTCAATAGCTCGGACATCGCTAGACGGAAAGTTTTTAGCGGCTGTATTATAGTTGGTAAAATTTTGTTTGTCGGGATTAAATACACTTAGTCCACCGCCATTTGTACCAATCCAAATACGCTGTTGGTTATCTTCATAAATTACCCTTACGTCGTTGGCTCCAAGGCTATTTTTATCGTTAGAATTATGCTTGAAATTAATAAACGAATCATTTTTTCGGTTATACAAAAATAGCCCTCCCGAATATGAACCAAACCAAAGGTTGTTGTGGCTATCTTTGAAGGCCGACAAAATAGCATTATCGGTTAGGCTACCCTTTTTCCCGTCGGCTTTATAATGTTTTTTTACTTCACCATTACTGGTTGTTTGAAAAATACCATCTCCGTCTGTTCCGAGCCACAACAATCCAGTGTTATCGATGGTCATACCATAATATCGAACATCGCTTTCGGTGTTATAGGCCATGATTTTTTGTTGAAACTTAAAAAAACGCTCTTGGCTGTTGTCGAGCATATATACCCCTTCGCCATAAGTACCTACCCATACATTTTTGTCTTTGTCGGCATACAATGCCTGTACCGACCTTTGGGTAAAAGATTGGCCATTATTCCCTTTTACAGCACGAAAAGGTACTTTTGGTGTATCGTTGTAACGAGACTGAATATCTATCTGATAGAGGCCTCCGTCTTGAATACCTACCAAAAGCTGCTGGTTTTTATTTTCGAGCAACGACAGAAATACACGGCTTTTGAGCTGAGTTGTAGCCGAAGGATGAATCAGGATAAGTTTGTTTTCGGTTCTTTGATAAAAATATAGGCCGTTTGATGTAGCGAGCCAAATATTATGAAAATGGTCTTCGTAAATACAGTTAATACGATTATTGGACAACTTTTCAGCACCAATGGGTTGAGTCAAAACCAGCTTATTATTTTTTGTGCTAAATACATTAATCCCTTTGCTGTGTGTGCCTACCCAAAGTAAACCTGACGAATCTTCGTAGGTAGTCAAAAGGGTATTACTTGATAGTCCTTGGAGGCTAGACTGCCGATAATTGACGACAGCATTTGTTTTTTTATGATATTTAAACAAACCTTTTGTAGAAGACGTAAGCCACAAGTAGCCATTTTTACCTTCGTAGATACCACTAATATCGTTGTCCGATTGTTCTTCTTTACTCAGTTTTGACGTAATAAAACGTTCATGGCTGGCATCGAAGCGGACTAATCCTTTTCGGGAAGTAATCCACAAAATACCATCGGTGTCTTTGTAGATACTCTGAATATAATTGCCTTGAATACTAAATGGGTTTTCGGAGTCGAACTTAAAGATTTTGAATGTAATACCATCAAAACGATTGAGGCCGTCGTCGGTAGCAAACCACATAAAGCCCTGATTATCTTGTACAATACTGTTGACAACACCAAACGATAAGCCTTCTTTGAGATTGTAGTGCAGTACACGGTGGCTCTCGGAGAGTTGAGCTATCGTGCTATATGAAACTAATAATATTATTACTAAAAAAATTCTCATAGCCAAAAGTACACATAAATGAGCTTTTTCTTAGCTATCAGCTATAGTGAACAGGTATAAAAAATAAATAGGAGAACACTAAAAAGATGAAAATAGAACGTAAATACTCAATGGGGGGGCGATGAGTATTTATATGTATTGTTATATTTAAGTGTCTTATAATCAATGGTATATTGTGGTTTGGTGTATAATTGAAACGACAAAACGAGGCTACCTAGAAAGATAACCTCGTTTTATGGTTGTGATAGCTTATGCTAAACTATAACCTAATTAATAACCAGGGTTTTGTATGGCTGTTTTTTGTTCTATTGTCAAAGGTTTTCCTCCGTTATAAATACCATCCAAGAACGTTTGTGGGATAGGTCTCAATAAATGGAAATCTTTGATATAGTTAGCAGCACCAGGATTATAGGCTTTGGCTCTTGTAATCAAAGTTTTGGTTCTACTCAAATCTTCCCAACGGTGAAATTCTCCGCAAAGTTCTCTTGTTCTTTCATTCAGTACCAAGCACAACATTTTGTCGTAGGTAGAAGTATAGCCCAGTTTGTTAATTACCGCTACATCTTGAGCTGGCAAGTTAGTAATACTAGGTATTTCAAGAACCGTTGTAGTAGTTGTAGCAGGAATATTGTTTGACTCATAGTAAGAGTTTTCGGTCATAAATGAGTTAATATTCACGTTTTGTCCTGATTGAGACACCACATAAGCGGCAGCACCGTCGGTATAAGCCGCTCTGTCTTCGCCAGCTTTATAAGCCGCTCTTTTTCTGACAGCATTGATATACGATAGTGCTGCATCGTACGAACCTTGACCAAGGTTGGCCAAACGGATTTTTGCTTCGGCGGCCATCAAATACGTTTCTGCCGACCTAGCAAGAATAACATCTCGGTATCCTCTAACTTCGTTAATAGCCAAACGAGCTCCATCATAATGTTTGCTAAGAGATGGGAATCGAACGTCGGTCAACAAGCTTTTTCCATCAGAAGCATGTGCTACATAAACAGAAGGGATTGTTTTATTGGTTTTGGCATAGACGATCTCATCAACATATTTAGTTTTGGTAAAGCGGGTGTCTGATGGACTATTGATAATAAACATCAATCCAAGGTCGCCATTAGAATATTTGCCACTGCCATTATTGCATCTACTTTTTGTTCTAAAGCTTTTCCAGAACCTTGAGTCGTTTATTTGGTCAAATACATCGTATGCAAAATACGTAGGAGCTAAGCGGCTAAAAGGTCTCATTCCTGTCAAATCACGTTGCATATATGGAAGGTCGTCGTAACGAGCTGTAAAATACAAGTGGCTGTTGTTGAAGGTTGTAGCCAACAAATTGTCTGAAAACTGAGCCGACAGAATTAGTTCAGGCAAAGTTTCGTTTGTTCCATTGGGTTTGCTATAAGCCCAAATATCGCCAAAATTATTGGCTAATGGGTGTCGAGCAATCACCTCGTCAGAAAGCGAAACTACCTTTGCCAAGTCAGCCGCTTTGGTAGACGTATTCCACGAGTCATTGATTTCACTGGCTCTTGACAGATACGCTTTGGCCAAATAATGAGCTGCTGCATCTTTGGTAATTTTGGCAGGAGCTGAGGTATTGTCTAATAAATCGTAGGCTTTAGACAGATCGTCGATGATTTGCGTATAAATTTTTTCTGGAGCTTCACGGGTAAACTCTAGCTCGACGGTAGTACTCACATTCAATTTGAGCGGTACAGCACCATATTGGCGAACCAGTCGGAGGTAGTTATATGCACGCAAAAAGTACCCTTCGCCCAATGCTGTTTTCTTGATTGCATTGTTGGTAGAAGTAATTTCACTGGCCGATTTAATCACTTGGTTTGCCATTCCAATAGCAATATAGTACATATCCCAAGCCCGTTCGGCGGCTACGGTGTTGGAGTTTACGGTAGTTACAATAGATTTGAAACCCCCATCGTAGTTGTTCCAAGAACTGTTTGAGCCATCGCCACCAACATGAAATTCGTCGGTACCATAGTTAGTTGTAGCAAATTGAACTTCACCACTCAATGGTACGTCAAATGTTTGGTTGTAAGCACCTGTTACAGCAGCCTGAATACCTTCTTCAGTACTGTAGTAAGCATTACTTCTTTGTGTGGTCAACTCC from Flectobacillus major DSM 103 carries:
- a CDS encoding RagB/SusD family nutrient uptake outer membrane protein; its protein translation is MNTKKFITISSLFAGIALSLFACKSDFLDVVPTDRVSDNSIITDSTLFESYIINRYMGVRLTDKEAEGTPPGFGRGFEYAMWSSLTDESIYNNDDNTWLVQRGQLAPENTGIAGTLWGRSYRSIREINYALANISKVPMSVGRKNALSGELKFLRAFRYHDLIRNYGGVVLLNDKVYELGDDFSDASIYTKSSIKECIDYTIAQLDEASKLLPTDNNNTWRLGRATKGAALALKSRLLLYAASPLYSAGTWQAAASAAKEVIDMGKYSLFTSGYDKLFLTAENNPEIIFERLYTQGARHVCLEISNGPNSYGGWGGNVPLQNFVDSYEMANGKPITDPASGYNPQDPYKNRDPRFYMTVLYNNASYRTNTIQSFLPGGKDSKDGPSNWNTSKTGYYLKKFMNDNLPIDNPWDIAGTQPWIYFRYAEILLNYAEAQNEAVGPDQTVYNAINTVRSRAGVNMPALPSGLSQAQMREAIRRERQVELAFEEHRFYDVRRWKIANVTENVPAYGMEVVKSGNTLVYNRKEALSGRHFEEKHYFLPIPRAEIQASNGKLTQTNGY
- a CDS encoding SusC/RagA family TonB-linked outer membrane protein; the protein is MKKNLSYQQSLRCNEMGKVSLIQLGFYVLFCLSVVLFTTVAAFSQSDKKIAGTVLDEQGQPLAGANVQLKGSSIGVSADANGKYSLSVPNTASSLIFSFIGYASQEVPIANKSTIDVKLVLENMALGEVVVVGYGTQKKTTLTGSVSDVKGSEIVKSPQPNLSNSLAGRFSGFVANNRGGEPGYDGSSYTIRGFASTGNNDVLIVVDGVPGQVGGLERLDPNDIESISILKDASAAVYGSRAANGVILVTTKRGDKGKPTISYSFNQGFSSPTRLPKLANSATYATILNEIDYYNNPAGGMNQYYSADEITKFANGSDPINYPNTNWQKEALKNVALQNQHSLTVSGGSDNTKYYLSVGTIYQDGLYRNGATQYNQYNFRSNVDANITENFKVSLSLAGRQEDRQYPTSSAGNVFRSIYRAYPTVVSIYPNGLPSTGVENNNPVILGTAAGGINKNPTTVFNGILRASYNIAAVKGLSLDGFYSADRSYSFTKNFSTPYPLYSFDKNTGTYNRVITGGSAGAATLSEEQTNISSTVQNIKLNYAIKAQKHDLNMFVAYEQSQNRQEKFGASRINYPTVSTPELSQGGAAATDKNNYGSSSNFTRKSYISRIAYNFDEKYLAEIQMRVDGSSIFPDGKQYGFFPSFSAGWRVSEEAWFKNSVTFIDDLKLRASYGSLGNDNVGQFQYYNNYSFNNTYVIGANTINPGIDLTKLANPNITWEVAKKTDIGFNTTVLKNISWEFIYFKQQRSNILAARNASIPNVSGIVNPYGSASLVPDQNIGKVSNQGIETSVSYRHTGAFRYNVSANFTYAKSNIEFIDEAAGALDYQRQTGRPLNTYLLYKAIGIFRTQDELDKYPHVNGARLGDLILEDYNKDGKITANDQIRTQYGNIPQITFGLVFSAGYKNFDASMVLSGQTNVSQYVLPESGQVGNFYSSWADNRWSPSNPDGTYPRVDTRASSSINGGLYNNTFWLNDASFVRLKNLELGYTLPNTLLNSLKIKQLRVYANAFNLLTFTGVKDYDPEGNSSSGQFYPQQRIINLGVNVKF
- a CDS encoding hybrid sensor histidine kinase/response regulator transcription factor, producing MRIFLVIILLVSYSTIAQLSESHRVLHYNLKEGLSFGVVNSIVQDNQGFMWFATDDGLNRFDGITFKIFKFDSENPFSIQGNYIQSIYKDTDGILWITSRKGLVRFDASHERFITSKLSKEEQSDNDISGIYEGKNGYLWLTSSTKGLFKYHKKTNAVVNYRQSSLQGLSSNTLLTTYEDSSGLLWVGTHSKGINVFSTKNNKLVLTQPIGAEKLSNNRINCIYEDHFHNIWLATSNGLYFYQRTENKLILIHPSATTQLKSRVFLSLLENKNQQLLVGIQDGGLYQIDIQSRYNDTPKVPFRAVKGNNGQSFTQRSVQALYADKDKNVWVGTYGEGVYMLDNSQERFFKFQQKIMAYNTESDVRYYGMTIDNTGLLWLGTDGDGIFQTTSNGEVKKHYKADGKKGSLTDNAILSAFKDSHNNLWFGSYSGGLFLYNRKNDSFINFKHNSNDKNSLGANDVRVIYEDNQQRIWIGTNGGGLSVFNPDKQNFTNYNTAAKNFPSSDVRAIEKDHNGHLWIGTYGAGLYLFNPQNGIYTAYNAQKGDIQDLSSGVVFALHFDSSNNKLWIGTQENGLILYDTQQKIAKKFSEKNGLANNTILAIQEDNGHQIWVSTNKGIAKVDLLTHKIYNFDHTDGLQSGQFNGGAAVYHRAGGFMCFGGTEGWNLFYPDQIKPLTYQPKVLITGVLLFGKSLMPDTESEKNTALPSQQIILQPNQSVFSIQYGAINYSYPDENQFAYKLEGLDKEWNFVNKQKSATYRYLEPGEYTFKVKAANKDHIWYDNYASIKVIVLPPWYKTWWAYLFYSALIGLLIFYYQLYKDRQNELKYQIQIAKIEAEKEKELNEKKISFFTHISHEFRTPLTLIINPIKELLYTDSQEKDISSLHIVYRNARRLLSLVDQLLLFRKADTERDSLKVARLNLKNLCEEVFLCFTHQAKEKQIQYDFICQQDHIEVYGDREKLEIALFNLISNALKFTPKEGKVALSITEIADSIIIKVEDSGAGIAPETGDKLFKMFYQVKNTQTKSAGGFGIGLYLTKTFINNHKGDITYHSTLGQGTIFTIRLLRGYEHLNPDTILNDDELNSVILEELADDHDLSISQQAELSDNEDSELTDEIYAEIKTMVMIDDNPQIRQYLKQIFKPYFKLHESDNGTDGLKLIEELLPDIVISDVMMQGMSGIELCTLMKKNTSLNHIPVILLTASTSSEIKLKGIEVGADDYISKPFEKDILLARVTGILKSRNDLQKYFFNEITLQSNNLKISSEYKDFLHQCIAIVEKHLTDPDFGVGVLATEIGMSPSGLYNRIKSICGQSPNNFIRFIRLRKAAEMLISTDNTVSETAFQVGVNDPKYFREQFFKLFGMNPSAYIKKYRKTFHNNHQIDKDILGKKTS
- a CDS encoding RagB/SusD family nutrient uptake outer membrane protein, with the protein product MNKIQLKYIKTGICAFALFASVSCQSDFLKEELTTQRSNAYYSTEEGIQAAVTGAYNQTFDVPLSGEVQFATTNYGTDEFHVGGDGSNSSWNNYDGGFKSIVTTVNSNTVAAERAWDMYYIAIGMANQVIKSASEITSTNNAIKKTALGEGYFLRAYNYLRLVRQYGAVPLKLNVSTTVELEFTREAPEKIYTQIIDDLSKAYDLLDNTSAPAKITKDAAAHYLAKAYLSRASEINDSWNTSTKAADLAKVVSLSDEVIARHPLANNFGDIWAYSKPNGTNETLPELILSAQFSDNLLATTFNNSHLYFTARYDDLPYMQRDLTGMRPFSRLAPTYFAYDVFDQINDSRFWKSFRTKSRCNNGSGKYSNGDLGLMFIINSPSDTRFTKTKYVDEIVYAKTNKTIPSVYVAHASDGKSLLTDVRFPSLSKHYDGARLAINEVRGYRDVILARSAETYLMAAEAKIRLANLGQGSYDAALSYINAVRKRAAYKAGEDRAAYTDGAAAYVVSQSGQNVNINSFMTENSYYESNNIPATTTTTVLEIPSITNLPAQDVAVINKLGYTSTYDKMLCLVLNERTRELCGEFHRWEDLSRTKTLITRAKAYNPGAANYIKDFHLLRPIPQTFLDGIYNGGKPLTIEQKTAIQNPGY